The following are encoded together in the Bradyrhizobium genosp. L genome:
- a CDS encoding OmpA family protein: MSKLRLVLLATTALTVMQFAASASHAQTSPLVVAQAQPKEELGPDGKPKPRPAPGAPARPAPPAGAHPPAAAPPAHPAPPPAAAPARPTPPAPPPAAAPAHPTPPAPPPAAPARPVTPPPPAAAPAHPTPPTPPAAAPARPATPPPAAAPAHPTPPAPPPAAAPARPAPGTPPAAAPGRPAPTPPPAAAPAPGAAAPAARPATAPPAAATPAPAAPTATPPAAGARPQGGSGTRQPPGAPPAAAPAPGQPAPAQPTPAAPTPAPGGAGALVRPGTPAAQTPPAAAPGAPPQGAGALVRPGGPAAPTVVPGSAAATPPPGRAQYAPPTVAPAFRAAPTIAAPLPPPPRHNNITPLAIGAGVVAGAVIGATIADLHNQRQEAVEGGRTIYTEPDRIIIRDPGGQAYVRGDDVYRFRYGARDIRTETVGGETRTIVVRPDGSQIITVVGADGQMLRRIRRDPGGRELVIIDNSYRDPRAVGGFYVDLPPPVVNIPYDRYIVEADSAAPDVIYDTMEAPPVDRIQRRYTLDEIRYSPNVRMLMPSIDVNTINFDSGSWEIPPDQAAKLQAIADGLNRALQRNPQEVFLIEGHTDATGNDTDNLSLSDRRAQSAAQLLTQQFGVPAENLTSQGYGSQYLKEQTDGPSRINRRVTVRRITPLLNGGQASAAPPPR; encoded by the coding sequence ATGTCAAAGCTTCGTCTCGTGCTGCTTGCCACGACTGCGCTGACGGTGATGCAGTTCGCCGCCTCAGCATCGCACGCACAAACATCTCCGCTGGTCGTCGCACAGGCGCAGCCGAAGGAAGAACTGGGCCCTGACGGCAAGCCGAAGCCGCGGCCCGCACCAGGCGCGCCGGCACGTCCGGCCCCGCCCGCAGGTGCGCATCCGCCGGCGGCCGCTCCGCCTGCGCATCCGGCCCCGCCGCCCGCTGCCGCGCCCGCGCGTCCGACACCGCCGGCCCCACCGCCTGCCGCAGCTCCGGCTCACCCGACACCGCCCGCGCCGCCACCGGCCGCTCCTGCCAGGCCGGTTACACCGCCGCCTCCGGCCGCCGCACCGGCACATCCGACGCCGCCCACACCACCCGCCGCGGCGCCCGCGCGTCCCGCAACACCGCCGCCCGCCGCAGCGCCTGCGCATCCGACGCCGCCAGCCCCGCCGCCTGCGGCCGCACCTGCACGTCCCGCACCCGGCACGCCGCCAGCAGCAGCGCCCGGTCGGCCCGCCCCCACACCTCCGCCCGCAGCAGCGCCGGCGCCTGGTGCCGCGGCTCCGGCCGCGCGCCCCGCGACAGCGCCGCCAGCTGCGGCAACGCCCGCGCCCGCGGCTCCGACGGCAACGCCGCCGGCAGCAGGTGCACGCCCGCAGGGCGGATCAGGCACAAGGCAGCCGCCCGGCGCGCCACCGGCCGCTGCACCGGCACCCGGTCAGCCCGCACCCGCTCAGCCCACGCCTGCGGCTCCGACGCCAGCTCCGGGCGGCGCAGGCGCCCTGGTGCGACCGGGCACGCCGGCCGCGCAGACGCCTCCCGCCGCAGCGCCGGGCGCGCCGCCCCAGGGCGCCGGAGCGCTGGTGCGTCCCGGCGGACCTGCGGCGCCGACCGTCGTCCCCGGCTCGGCTGCCGCCACGCCGCCGCCGGGCCGCGCACAATATGCGCCGCCGACGGTTGCACCGGCGTTCCGCGCCGCTCCGACAATCGCCGCACCGCTGCCGCCACCGCCGCGGCACAACAACATCACGCCGCTGGCGATCGGTGCCGGCGTGGTCGCCGGCGCCGTGATCGGCGCGACCATCGCCGACCTGCACAACCAGCGGCAGGAAGCCGTCGAGGGCGGCCGCACCATCTACACCGAGCCGGACCGCATCATCATCCGCGATCCGGGCGGGCAGGCCTATGTGCGTGGCGACGACGTCTATCGCTTCCGCTACGGCGCGCGCGACATCCGCACCGAGACGGTCGGCGGGGAGACCCGCACGATTGTGGTGCGGCCCGACGGCAGCCAGATCATCACGGTGGTCGGGGCGGACGGCCAGATGCTGCGCCGGATCCGCAGGGATCCCGGCGGGCGCGAGCTCGTCATCATCGACAACAGCTATCGCGACCCGCGCGCGGTCGGCGGCTTCTATGTCGACCTGCCGCCGCCGGTGGTCAACATTCCCTATGACCGCTACATCGTCGAGGCCGACAGTGCGGCGCCCGACGTGATCTACGACACCATGGAGGCGCCGCCGGTCGACCGGATCCAGCGCCGCTATACGCTGGACGAGATCCGCTACAGCCCGAACGTGCGCATGCTGATGCCGTCGATCGACGTCAACACCATCAACTTCGACTCCGGCTCCTGGGAGATTCCCCCGGACCAGGCGGCCAAGCTGCAGGCGATCGCCGACGGCCTCAACCGCGCCCTCCAGCGCAATCCGCAGGAGGTGTTCCTGATCGAGGGCCACACCGATGCGACCGGCAACGACACCGACAATCTGTCGCTGTCCGACCGCCGCGCGCAATCCGCTGCGCAGCTGCTGACGCAGCAGTTCGGCGTGCCGGCCGAGAACCTGACCTCGCAGGGCTACGGCTCGCAATACCTGAAGGAACAGACCGACGGCCCGAGCCGCATCAACCGGCGCGTCACCGTCCGCCGCATCACCCCGCTGCTCAATGGCGGCCAGGCCTCCGCGGCACCGCCGCCGCGCTGA
- a CDS encoding FkbM family methyltransferase, producing MISSNDSSPAPFGALAPNAAQAAIIRLAHATGLKRGAFRPWLSRLVNRFGAGPLDVQYQGAAFRFHHQASATERGALFNPDYNLEELQFLRRHVGAGGTFVDLGANVGTYALALARDVGPSGKVIAIEPHPVTHARLAFNTAASNYPQVRLVAAAAGPSDGELMIETDGDNLGASHVVTGTPTGNAYKVPSLRLQRILEEAGASKVDALKIDVEGFEDRVLIGFFREAPEALWPGAVVIEHLSKDEWTDDCMADMEARGYVEQGRTRSNTLLVRS from the coding sequence TTGATCTCCAGCAATGACAGTTCGCCCGCGCCGTTCGGCGCGTTGGCGCCGAATGCGGCGCAGGCTGCGATCATCCGGCTTGCGCATGCGACCGGCCTGAAGCGCGGCGCGTTCCGGCCCTGGCTGTCGCGGCTGGTCAACCGGTTCGGCGCGGGGCCGCTCGACGTGCAATATCAGGGCGCCGCGTTCCGCTTCCACCATCAGGCGAGCGCGACCGAGCGCGGCGCGCTGTTCAACCCCGATTACAATCTCGAGGAACTGCAATTCCTGCGCCGGCATGTCGGAGCCGGCGGCACCTTCGTCGATCTCGGCGCCAATGTCGGCACCTATGCGCTGGCGCTGGCGCGCGATGTCGGCCCCTCCGGCAAGGTGATCGCGATTGAGCCGCATCCGGTCACGCATGCGCGGCTCGCGTTCAATACGGCTGCTTCCAACTATCCGCAGGTGCGGCTCGTGGCAGCGGCCGCGGGTCCGAGCGACGGCGAATTGATGATCGAGACCGACGGCGACAATCTCGGCGCCAGCCACGTCGTCACCGGCACGCCGACGGGCAACGCGTACAAGGTGCCCTCGCTGCGGCTGCAGCGTATTCTGGAGGAAGCCGGCGCGAGCAAGGTCGACGCGCTGAAGATCGACGTCGAGGGCTTCGAGGACCGCGTGCTGATCGGCTTCTTCCGCGAAGCGCCCGAGGCGCTGTGGCCGGGCGCGGTGGTGATCGAACATCTGTCGAAGGATGAATGGACCGACGACTGCATGGCCGACATGGAGGCCCGTGGTTACGTCGAGCAGGGCCGGACGCGAAGCAATACGCTGCTCGTGCGCAGCTGA
- a CDS encoding hybrid sensor histidine kinase/response regulator encodes MQTAQRNSLRLLRWMMAASLALPVALFVFASAMSWVSTNEAADREIERSLDVAHEHALKVFETIDRSLSEVTEVIRGMSDADITAHEQGLHQRLHQLAEALPQLKSVWVFDANGRALVNSLVVPTPDVNFSDRDYFRIHVDRDIGTSIGEVLMPRSPYVGSRFFSVGRRRSREDGSFAGVIQASVLPAYFENFYTRIGHEQGSFFALIRTDGAVLAQFPPVDHDVRFEPSGPLGQQLVAHPDAGTMTIKAPGDGIERRLRYQRLAEYPVYISAGLETSAIRSRWITTMAQHLIFGIPATALLFGLLALALRRTQRLQEEADRRIEAEEALRHGQRLEALGQLTGGVAHDFNNLLTVIRASVDMLRRPDLPEPRRLRYIDAISDTVGRAAKLTGQLLAFARRQSLKPEVFDACQNVRTLSEMLTTLIGSRIEIVAEVPDKPSLVNADAGQFETAIINMAVNARDAMDGVGRLTIAVRRLDSLPQASAHPASSHGYVAVSVTDTGVGIPQDMLGRIFEPFFTTKEVGQGTGLGLSQVFGFTKQSGGEVNVVSEVGKGATFTLYLPRVIAEHGTQALRAEDAPSVDQSGASVLVVEDNEEVGKFAADTLTQLGCSCVLVENATHALEELAVDPTRFDLVFTDVVMPGMSGIELAQEIRRQGLDLPIVLASGYSQVLAQQGSHGFELLQKPYSADQLARILHKAARSRRLRRDQAAAG; translated from the coding sequence GTGCAGACCGCACAACGTAATTCGCTAAGACTGCTGCGATGGATGATGGCCGCCTCGCTGGCCCTCCCGGTGGCGTTGTTCGTGTTTGCGTCCGCGATGTCCTGGGTCTCGACCAACGAGGCCGCCGACCGCGAGATCGAGCGCTCGCTCGACGTTGCCCACGAGCATGCGCTGAAAGTGTTCGAGACCATCGACCGCAGCCTGTCCGAGGTCACCGAGGTGATCCGCGGCATGTCGGATGCCGACATCACAGCGCACGAGCAGGGTCTGCACCAGCGGCTGCACCAGCTCGCCGAGGCGCTGCCGCAGCTGAAATCGGTCTGGGTGTTCGATGCCAATGGCCGCGCGCTGGTCAACAGCCTGGTGGTGCCGACCCCGGACGTCAATTTCTCCGACCGCGATTATTTCCGGATCCACGTCGATCGGGACATCGGCACCTCCATCGGCGAGGTGCTGATGCCGCGATCGCCTTATGTCGGATCGCGCTTCTTCAGCGTCGGCCGGCGCCGCAGCAGGGAGGACGGCAGCTTTGCCGGCGTGATCCAGGCCTCCGTGCTTCCGGCCTATTTCGAGAACTTCTACACCCGGATCGGCCATGAGCAGGGCAGCTTCTTCGCGCTGATCCGGACCGACGGCGCGGTGCTGGCCCAGTTCCCACCGGTCGACCATGATGTCCGCTTCGAGCCGAGCGGGCCGCTCGGGCAACAGCTGGTCGCCCATCCCGACGCCGGCACCATGACGATCAAGGCCCCGGGCGACGGCATCGAGCGGCGCCTGCGCTACCAGCGGCTCGCCGAGTATCCGGTCTATATTAGTGCCGGGCTGGAAACTTCGGCGATCCGGTCGCGCTGGATCACGACCATGGCGCAGCATTTGATCTTCGGGATCCCGGCGACCGCGCTGCTGTTCGGCCTGCTCGCGCTGGCGCTCCGGCGAACCCAGCGTCTGCAGGAGGAGGCCGACCGCCGCATCGAGGCCGAGGAGGCGCTGCGCCACGGCCAGCGGCTCGAAGCCCTTGGGCAGCTCACCGGCGGCGTCGCGCACGACTTCAACAATCTGCTCACCGTGATCCGCGCCTCGGTCGACATGCTGCGGCGGCCGGACCTGCCGGAGCCGCGGCGGCTGCGCTATATCGATGCGATCTCCGACACCGTGGGCCGCGCCGCCAAGCTGACCGGCCAGCTGCTCGCCTTCGCGCGCCGGCAGAGCCTGAAGCCCGAAGTGTTCGACGCCTGCCAGAACGTACGGACGCTGAGCGAGATGCTCACCACCCTGATCGGCTCGCGCATCGAGATCGTGGCCGAGGTGCCGGATAAGCCCAGTCTCGTCAACGCCGACGCCGGCCAGTTCGAGACCGCGATCATCAACATGGCGGTGAACGCACGCGACGCCATGGATGGCGTCGGCCGGCTCACCATCGCGGTCCGCCGGCTCGACAGCCTGCCACAGGCCTCCGCGCACCCGGCAAGCTCGCACGGCTATGTCGCCGTCTCCGTGACCGACACCGGGGTCGGCATTCCGCAGGACATGCTCGGCCGCATCTTCGAGCCGTTCTTCACCACCAAGGAGGTCGGCCAGGGTACCGGGCTCGGCCTGTCGCAGGTGTTCGGCTTCACCAAACAATCCGGCGGCGAAGTGAATGTGGTGAGCGAGGTCGGCAAGGGCGCGACTTTCACGCTCTATCTGCCGCGCGTGATCGCCGAGCATGGCACGCAGGCGCTGCGCGCGGAGGATGCGCCGTCGGTCGACCAGAGCGGCGCATCGGTCCTGGTGGTCGAGGACAATGAAGAGGTCGGGAAATTCGCGGCCGACACGCTGACCCAGCTCGGCTGCAGCTGCGTGCTGGTCGAGAACGCCACCCACGCGCTGGAGGAGCTCGCGGTCGATCCCACCAGATTCGATCTGGTGTTCACCGATGTCGTGATGCCCGGCATGAGCGGCATCGAGCTCGCGCAGGAGATCCGCCGCCAGGGCCTCGATCTGCCGATCGTGCTCGCCTCCGGCTACAGCCAGGTGCTGGCGCAACAGGGCAGCCACGGTTTCGAGCTGTTGCAAAAACCCTACTCCGCCGACCAGCTCGCCCGCATCCTGCACAAGGCCGCGCGCTCGCGACGGCTGCGGCGCGACCAGGCTGCGGCGGGGTGA
- a CDS encoding FeoA family protein, translating to MTGDPKDSHDIRLGQADRGFVGRIIRLDALVTGSSLSPQELEQRLVEMGFVEGARVEILHEGTIKRDPIAVRVDTITIALRRSEAMAVIVE from the coding sequence ATGACAGGCGATCCCAAAGACTCCCACGATATCCGGCTCGGGCAAGCGGATCGCGGTTTTGTCGGCAGGATCATCCGGCTCGATGCGCTGGTGACCGGTTCGTCGCTGTCGCCGCAGGAGCTGGAGCAGCGCTTGGTCGAGATGGGATTTGTCGAGGGCGCGCGCGTGGAAATCCTGCATGAGGGCACCATCAAGCGGGATCCGATCGCGGTGCGCGTCGATACCATCACGATCGCGCTGCGCCGGAGCGAAGCCATGGCTGTGATCGTAGAATGA
- the feoB gene encoding ferrous iron transporter B, whose translation MTTASLRLALVGAPNTGKTSLFNRLTGSTQKVANYPGVTVERKSGSFVTPDGRSVTALDLPGTYSLRGRSPDEEITRDIVLGRFKGEAVPDLVLCVADATNLRLTLRLVLELKRIGRPMMLVLNMIDIARRRGVTIDLDRLSQELGLPIVTAVAVRKGGVDELLKRTDEFLTQAHEAQTAAQWAAPTIADLKAAQREADRIIAAAVKLPEKPDTLTNRIDSVVLHPVWGLIILAVILFVMFQAVFTWAQPAMELLSDGFSALGQLVHDVLPDGWGLLQSFLQNGVISGVGSVIVFLPQIIIIFLFILLLEDFGYMARAAFLMDRIMGGAGLHGRAFIPLLSSFACAIPGIMSTRVIDNRRDRLTTILIAPLMTCSARIPVYTLIISAFVPSTTLLGFVNLQGLVMFGLYAAGITSALTVSAVAKFFLWRDHAPAPFMLELPDYKVPRLRSIAIGVFNRAKAFLYRAGTTILSMMVLIWFLASFPTPPAGAEGPAINYSFAAMIGHAIEPLLRPIGFNWQIAVALIPGMAAREVAVAALGTVYSIEGGKEAAEAVGQVLAQKWTLATALSLLVWYIFAPQCASTLAVIRRETGSAKWMVVTFVYMLALAYVASFLTFNLAQALGIS comes from the coding sequence ATGACCACTGCATCCCTGCGCCTGGCGCTGGTCGGTGCACCGAACACCGGCAAGACGTCGTTGTTCAACCGGCTGACCGGCAGCACCCAGAAAGTCGCCAACTATCCCGGCGTCACGGTCGAGCGCAAATCCGGCAGCTTCGTCACGCCGGACGGCCGCAGCGTGACCGCGCTCGATCTGCCCGGCACCTATTCGCTGCGCGGCCGCAGCCCGGACGAGGAGATCACCCGCGACATCGTGCTCGGTCGTTTCAAGGGCGAGGCGGTGCCCGATCTCGTGCTGTGCGTGGCCGATGCCACCAATCTGCGGCTGACGCTGCGCCTGGTGCTGGAATTGAAGCGCATCGGCCGGCCGATGATGCTCGTGCTCAACATGATCGATATCGCCAGGCGCCGCGGCGTCACGATCGATCTCGACCGCCTGTCGCAGGAGCTCGGCCTGCCGATCGTGACCGCGGTCGCGGTCCGCAAGGGCGGTGTCGATGAGCTCCTGAAGCGAACCGATGAATTCCTGACGCAGGCGCATGAGGCGCAGACAGCGGCTCAATGGGCGGCGCCGACGATCGCGGATCTCAAGGCCGCGCAGCGCGAGGCGGATCGCATCATCGCCGCGGCCGTCAAGCTGCCGGAGAAGCCGGATACGCTGACCAACCGGATCGATTCGGTGGTGCTGCATCCGGTCTGGGGCCTGATCATCCTGGCAGTGATCCTGTTCGTGATGTTCCAGGCGGTGTTCACCTGGGCGCAGCCGGCGATGGAGCTATTGTCGGACGGCTTCTCCGCGCTCGGGCAACTGGTCCACGACGTGCTGCCCGACGGCTGGGGCCTGCTGCAAAGCTTCCTGCAGAACGGCGTGATCTCGGGCGTCGGCAGCGTCATCGTGTTCCTGCCGCAGATCATCATCATCTTCCTGTTCATTCTGCTGCTGGAGGATTTCGGCTACATGGCGCGCGCCGCGTTCCTGATGGACCGCATCATGGGCGGCGCGGGACTGCATGGCCGGGCCTTCATCCCGCTGCTGTCGAGCTTTGCCTGCGCGATCCCCGGCATCATGTCGACGCGGGTGATCGACAACCGCCGCGACCGCCTGACCACGATCCTGATCGCGCCGCTGATGACCTGCTCGGCGCGAATCCCGGTCTACACGCTGATCATCTCCGCCTTCGTGCCGTCGACCACGCTCTTGGGCTTTGTCAATCTGCAGGGGCTCGTGATGTTCGGCCTCTATGCGGCCGGGATCACCAGCGCACTGACGGTGTCCGCGGTCGCAAAATTCTTCCTGTGGCGCGACCATGCGCCGGCGCCCTTCATGCTGGAATTGCCCGATTACAAGGTGCCGCGGCTGCGCAGCATCGCGATCGGGGTGTTCAACCGCGCCAAGGCGTTCCTGTACCGCGCCGGCACCACCATCCTGTCGATGATGGTGCTGATCTGGTTTTTGGCTTCGTTCCCGACCCCGCCGGCCGGCGCCGAGGGGCCGGCGATCAACTACTCATTCGCGGCGATGATCGGCCATGCAATCGAGCCTTTGCTGCGGCCGATCGGCTTCAACTGGCAGATCGCGGTGGCGCTGATCCCGGGCATGGCGGCGCGCGAGGTCGCGGTCGCAGCACTCGGCACGGTCTATTCGATCGAGGGCGGCAAGGAGGCCGCCGAAGCGGTCGGCCAGGTGCTGGCGCAGAAATGGACCTTGGCGACCGCGCTGTCGCTTTTGGTCTGGTACATCTTCGCGCCGCAATGCGCCTCGACCCTGGCGGTGATCCGCCGCGAGACCGGCAGCGCGAAGTGGATGGTGGTGACGTTCGTCTACATGCTCGCGCTGGCCTACGTCGCGAGCTTCCTGACCTTCAATCTGGCGCAGGCGCTGGGCATCTCCTGA
- a CDS encoding succinate dehydrogenase iron-sulfur subunit, protein MVEFALPKNSRISGGKTWPKPAGATETREFRVYRWNPDDGKNPSVDTYYIDTHDCGPMVLDGLIWIKNHIDPTLTFRRSCREGVCGSCAMNIDGQNTLACTKSMHDVAAGGAVKINPLPHQPVVKDLVPDLTNFYAQYASIEPWLKTTTPTPQKEWKQSHEDREKLDGLYECILCACCSTSCPSYWWNSERFLGPAALLQATRWVTDSRDEATGERLDNLEDPFRLYRCHTIMNCAKACPKGLNPSEAIAELKLKLVERRI, encoded by the coding sequence ATGGTTGAATTCGCACTTCCGAAGAATTCGAGGATCTCCGGCGGCAAGACCTGGCCGAAGCCGGCCGGCGCCACCGAGACGCGCGAATTCCGGGTCTATCGCTGGAACCCGGACGACGGCAAGAATCCGAGCGTCGACACCTATTATATCGACACCCATGATTGCGGGCCGATGGTGCTGGACGGCCTGATCTGGATCAAGAACCACATCGACCCGACGCTGACCTTCCGCCGCTCCTGCCGCGAAGGCGTCTGCGGCTCCTGCGCGATGAACATCGACGGCCAGAACACGCTGGCCTGCACCAAGTCGATGCATGACGTCGCCGCGGGCGGCGCGGTGAAGATCAACCCGCTGCCGCACCAGCCCGTCGTCAAGGACCTGGTCCCCGACCTGACCAATTTCTACGCCCAGTATGCCTCGATCGAGCCGTGGCTGAAGACCACCACGCCGACGCCGCAGAAGGAGTGGAAGCAGAGCCACGAGGACCGCGAGAAGCTCGACGGTCTCTACGAGTGCATTCTGTGCGCCTGCTGCTCGACCTCCTGCCCGAGCTACTGGTGGAACAGCGAGCGCTTCCTCGGCCCCGCCGCGCTGTTGCAGGCGACGCGCTGGGTCACGGACTCCCGCGACGAGGCGACCGGCGAGCGGCTCGACAATCTCGAGGATCCGTTCCGGCTCTATCGCTGCCACACCATCATGAACTGCGCCAAGGCCTGCCCGAAGGGCCTCAATCCGTCGGAAGCGATCGCCGAGCTCAAGCTCAAGCTGGTCGAGCGGCGTATCTGA
- the sdhA gene encoding succinate dehydrogenase flavoprotein subunit, producing the protein MAETNGKTTNGSGPATNGKAYPITDHTFDVVVVGAGGAGLRAVVGCSEAGLRTACITKVFPTRSHTVAAQGGISASLGNMHQDDWRWHMYDTVKGSDWLGDQDAIEYMVRNAPDAVYELEHWGVPFSRTEDGKIYQRPFGGMTMDYGKGQAQRTCAAADRTGHAMLHTMYGQSLRHSAEFFIEFFAIDLIMDDQGACRGVIALKLDDGTLHRFRAQTTILATGGYGRAYASCTSAHTCTGDGGGMVLRAGLPLQDMEFVQFHPTGIYGSGCLVTEGARGEGGYLVNAEGERFMERYAPSAKDLASRDVVSRAMTIEIREGRGVGKKKDHIFLHLDHLDPKVLHERLPGISESAKIFANVDVTREPIPIVPTVHYNMGGIATNYHAEVVTKRNGDDNSVVPGLMAIGEAACVSVHGANRLGSNSLIDLVVFGRAAALRLADKLTANAKQPELPQDSADRALGRLDHFRHASGGTPTAKLRDSMQHVMQNNCAVFRTGEVLSEGQNLIHKVFGGVGDISVSDRSLVWNSDLVETLEFDNLIVQALVTMDSAANRTESRGAHAREDFSARDDKNWMKHTLAWLDPAGKTTIDYRPVHDYTMTNDVQYIPPKARVY; encoded by the coding sequence ATGGCGGAAACGAACGGCAAGACCACCAACGGCAGTGGTCCGGCCACCAACGGCAAGGCCTATCCGATCACCGACCACACGTTCGACGTCGTCGTGGTCGGCGCCGGCGGCGCCGGCTTGCGCGCCGTGGTCGGCTGCTCGGAAGCGGGCCTGCGCACCGCCTGCATCACCAAGGTGTTCCCGACCCGCTCGCACACCGTGGCGGCGCAGGGCGGTATCTCGGCCTCGCTCGGCAACATGCACCAGGACGACTGGCGCTGGCACATGTACGACACCGTGAAGGGGTCGGACTGGCTCGGCGACCAGGACGCGATCGAATACATGGTGCGCAATGCGCCGGACGCGGTCTACGAGCTCGAGCATTGGGGCGTGCCGTTCTCGCGCACCGAGGACGGCAAGATCTACCAGCGTCCGTTCGGCGGCATGACCATGGACTACGGCAAGGGCCAGGCGCAGCGCACCTGCGCCGCCGCCGACCGCACCGGCCACGCCATGCTGCATACGATGTACGGCCAGTCGCTGCGCCACTCGGCCGAGTTCTTCATCGAATTCTTCGCCATCGACCTGATCATGGACGACCAGGGCGCCTGCCGCGGCGTCATCGCGCTCAAACTCGACGACGGCACGCTGCACAGATTCCGCGCCCAGACCACGATCCTCGCCACCGGCGGCTATGGCCGCGCCTACGCCTCCTGCACCTCGGCGCATACCTGCACCGGCGACGGCGGCGGCATGGTGCTGCGCGCCGGCCTGCCATTGCAGGACATGGAGTTCGTCCAGTTCCACCCGACCGGCATCTACGGCTCGGGCTGCCTCGTCACCGAGGGTGCCCGCGGCGAGGGCGGATATCTCGTCAATGCCGAAGGCGAGCGCTTCATGGAGCGCTATGCGCCCTCCGCCAAGGACCTCGCCTCGCGCGACGTCGTCTCGCGCGCGATGACGATCGAGATCCGCGAGGGCCGCGGCGTCGGCAAGAAGAAGGACCACATCTTCCTGCACCTCGACCATCTCGATCCGAAGGTGCTGCACGAGCGGCTGCCCGGCATCTCGGAATCGGCCAAGATCTTCGCCAATGTCGACGTCACCCGCGAGCCGATCCCGATCGTGCCGACCGTGCACTACAACATGGGCGGCATCGCCACCAACTATCACGCCGAAGTCGTGACCAAGCGCAACGGCGACGACAATTCGGTGGTGCCGGGCCTGATGGCGATCGGCGAGGCGGCCTGCGTGTCGGTGCATGGCGCCAACCGCCTCGGCTCCAACTCGCTGATCGATCTCGTCGTGTTCGGCCGCGCGGCGGCCTTGCGCCTCGCCGACAAGCTGACCGCCAACGCCAAGCAGCCGGAACTGCCGCAGGATTCGGCCGACCGCGCGCTCGGCCGGCTCGACCATTTCCGCCACGCCTCCGGCGGCACCCCGACCGCGAAGCTGCGCGACAGCATGCAGCACGTGATGCAGAACAATTGCGCCGTGTTCCGCACCGGCGAGGTGCTGAGCGAAGGCCAGAACCTGATCCACAAGGTGTTTGGCGGCGTCGGCGACATTTCGGTGTCCGACCGTTCGCTGGTGTGGAATTCGGACCTGGTCGAGACGCTGGAGTTCGACAATCTGATCGTGCAGGCGCTGGTGACGATGGACTCCGCCGCCAACCGCACCGAAAGCCGCGGCGCGCATGCGCGGGAGGATTTCTCCGCACGCGACGACAAGAACTGGATGAAGCACACCCTGGCGTGGCTCGATCCGGCCGGCAAGACCACGATCGACTACCGTCCGGTGCACGACTACACGATGACCAACGACGTGCAGTACATCCCGCCGAAGGCGCGGGTCTACTGA
- the sdhD gene encoding succinate dehydrogenase, hydrophobic membrane anchor protein, whose amino-acid sequence MRTPLARVRNLGASHSGTTDFWRQRMTAVAMALLIIPVIVVVIMMIGRNHAGAAQILGSLPIAIILLLFIIASTWHMKIGMQVVIEDYVHSEKLKIASVMANNFFCVAVALASIYAILKLSSGV is encoded by the coding sequence ATGCGCACGCCGCTGGCGCGCGTCCGCAATCTCGGCGCCTCGCATTCCGGCACCACCGATTTCTGGCGCCAGCGGATGACCGCGGTCGCCATGGCGCTGCTGATCATCCCCGTCATCGTCGTGGTGATCATGATGATCGGGCGCAATCACGCCGGCGCGGCGCAGATCCTCGGCTCGCTGCCGATCGCCATCATCCTCCTGCTCTTCATCATTGCCAGCACCTGGCACATGAAGATCGGCATGCAGGTCGTGATCGAAGACTATGTGCACAGCGAGAAGCTGAAGATCGCGAGCGTGATGGCCAACAACTTCTTCTGCGTCGCGGTCGCGCTGGCCTCGATCTACGCAATCCTCAAATTGTCATCGGGAGTCTGA
- the sdhC gene encoding succinate dehydrogenase, cytochrome b556 subunit: MTARIERPLSPHLQTYRWTLTMALSIVHRATGIALYFGTLLLAWWLIAAASGPSAYANVQAFTGSLIGKLIVFGYTWALMHHLFSGIRHLVWDLGYGFKANEREALSWGALAAGIAATVLVWIIAYAVGGGR; the protein is encoded by the coding sequence ATGACCGCCAGGATCGAACGACCGCTTTCCCCCCATTTGCAGACCTACCGGTGGACCTTGACGATGGCGCTGTCCATCGTCCATCGCGCCACCGGCATTGCGCTGTATTTCGGCACGCTGCTGCTGGCCTGGTGGCTGATCGCCGCCGCCTCCGGCCCCTCCGCCTACGCCAACGTCCAGGCCTTCACCGGCAGCCTGATCGGGAAGCTGATCGTGTTCGGCTACACCTGGGCGCTGATGCACCACCTGTTCAGCGGCATCCGCCATCTGGTCTGGGACCTCGGTTACGGCTTCAAGGCCAATGAGCGCGAGGCGCTCAGCTGGGGCGCGCTGGCCGCCGGCATCGCCGCGACCGTGCTGGTCTGGATCATTGCCTACGCTGTCGGAGGTGGACGATGA